In Acidimicrobiales bacterium, a single genomic region encodes these proteins:
- a CDS encoding flagellin, whose product MSSLSVNTNVNAISAFNNLSRTDSQLTTSMNRLSSGLRVQTAADDPAGFVVSQYLNNQAGGYGVAVSNGQNAVS is encoded by the coding sequence GTGTCGTCCCTTAGCGTCAACACCAACGTCAACGCCATCAGCGCGTTCAACAACCTGAGCCGCACCGACTCGCAGCTCACCACGTCAATGAACCGTCTGTCCTCGGGTCTCCGGGTCCAGACGGCCGCCGACGACCCCGCCGGCTTCGTCGTCTCCCAGTACCTGAACAACCAGGCCGGGGGCTACGGAGTGGCCGTTTCCAACGGTCAGAACGCGGTGTCG